AACCGTTGACGTCGATCCCCACGTAGTTACCGTCGACGTCAAGAAACTCGTTTGACTTCACAGTGTCGAACTCCACCGCGAGGATTCGGTTTGTTGAGTTTCCGTTGTTTGAAGTGTTGAAGAGACCGAGGAACTCACTCGGCATGGCTCTGGTGAAATCCATGGAGGGAGAGATCATAAAGGTTAGGCCATGACCTGGCGCGTTGATTGAGAAAACGAAACTTGTGGAGAAAGAAAACGAGTTTGATGAGTTGTTAGGGTTGTTGAAAGGTATGGAGAAGCCATGGAAAGCTTGGCCTTGGAGGATCCGTACTTGAGTATGTTGGCTTCGAAaaaaccatggtgaagaaaCTCTGTTTCTTGTTGTTGGCTTGACACGCAAGAAACGAGGCATAGTTGAGTGATTATAGAGAGAGCTATTGATTTGTAAGTTATTGCCATTGATGGacaagaaaaatgaagaaatcaaagtctatcatatatatagactttatgtttttaatggtatatagacatatatattgttaaagaatttatttataaatctacGTATAagacctaatatatatttacacctaaaaaacatttcaaaGAAATAGATTGTTGAACTGCTCAAGTCGTAGGGACTGGAGGTGGATGTAAACTTCCCAAGCTAGCTTAGTATACAATAAAATAGATCCAGACAAGGTTTTTCAGGGAAATAAACGTGCAGATAAAGATTATACACCTTTCTAAATATATGTGCGTCTGTTTAGTCGGTAAATCGGGTCtgaacaaaacaattttttcaaaCCAACTTTGCACAAAATCGATGTAGACGACGTTCAAAGAATTGGTTTAGACGCCCGCTAACATTGGTTCCTCTATAAAGCGTCTAACCACCACTTAGCTATTTATTGAACATTGATAGTTTATCTAAGTATTGTCAATTGCTTtactttaaataattaacaaatgTGTAAATTTAATAACCGGCTAGATGTGAgtattatataataagatgaGATCACAAAACTCATTAAAATGTAAATGACGAACGTGCATCCAACAACCAAACCAATATCATAGCCGTTTGTATTTATGGTGTGGAGGACGATTCCTATAAAGACAAGAACATGCTTTGTTTAACCACGTGTTTCATGCTACAGGAAAATGAGAGGTTCACATATTTACTTGTGTTCAGTACCTTTCTCTTACGTTGTAGATTTATCTCAACAGTTGTTTCACAATACGTTTCTTATATCGAATACATCGCCAACCATTAGTCTGATCACTCTTGATTGATTATATCTGTGGCTATAGTGACTTAGTGCGACACATCAACACAAGAATGGATATCAACAGGTGGAGTCTTCAATGTATGACTGCTCTTGTAACCGGTGGAACCAAGGGAATTGGGtttgttttcttcatctttctcaaaTCCTCTGTTTCCGagtttcttttatgttttttcttttcatttatttgtgATCATTATGAAAATTTGATACAAGAATCCTGAGCTTGATACTTGGTTTCAGGTATGCAATAGTGGAGGAACTTGCAAGTTTTGGTGCAAGAGTGCACACGTGTGATATAGACCAAACTTCGCTTGATGAATGCTTAAGTGAATGGCAAAGAAAAGGGTTTCAAGTCAGTGGTTCAATTTGTGATGTTACCTCTCGACCTCAAAGAGATCAGCTGATGCAGACTGTTTCTTCTCTATTTGGTTCCAAACTCAACATCCTTGTAAAGTCCTCTCCAACCTTTCTTATGCACTTTTGGTCTCGTTTaagtctcaattttttttttgtctgtgtTTGCTTTTATGTTGACCATTTACAATAACTATTACATGCAGGTTAACAATGTTGGCAAGTTCATGTTAAAGCCAACTTTAGAAAGTACAGCAGAAGATTTCTCAAGTTTGATGTCTACCAATTTGGAATCTGCTTACCATATCTCCCAATTGGCTCATCCTTTGCTTAAAGTCTCGGGGAATGGTATTATCATATTCATTTCCTCTGTATCAGGGATTGTCTCTGGAACTGCCTCCGTATATGGTGCAACAAAAGGTTCATAAATCAATATTATGACAATGACTAGTGAAAATGTGTGTAATTATGTTTATAGATATTCTGAGCTTATTTTTATGTAGGAGCCATGAATCAACTGGGAAGAAACTTGGCATGTGAATGGGCAAGTGATGGTATAAGGGTTAACTCTGTTGCTCCTTGGGTCACTGCAACTTCACTTGTCAAAAAAGTAAGCATTGTTTTGAGATTTTtgcttcattttctttttcttacctGAATCTATTAAATGTGAATTTTTTCAGTATCTTGATGACAAGAAGTTCGCCGAGGCTATGTTCTCAAGAACCCCATTAGGCCGTGCGTGTGAGCCACGTGAGGTTGCGTCTTTGGTTACATTTCTTTGTCTACCTGCAGCTTCTTATATAACAGGACAAACCATTTGTGTTGATGGAGGTTTCACTGTTAATGGCTTTTCCTACAAGCCAGAGGTTTAAACCCTAGAAAACATTTCTAGAACAACATTGTTGTGATGTATGAAAAATACGTTATGTTTAGTTTTCTTATAAACTCGATTACTGCATCATGTCCAAGTAAAATGAAGCTTTTGAAGCAGAGATCTTGGAATCAGAGTGTTTGTGTGAGTAAATTTGGGTTCCTTTGATTACTTTTAGTGATAACATAAGAGCTTAGTCTGTGATCATACCACCCAACAAAGACTAAagcagaaaaaataaaaatttattaaggtCAGCggattgtaaaatttatattgatTCTTCAAAGATTATAATTACTGATTTTAGCAAATGTATTAATTACTTTGTCGTAACTCATACCGTATTCTTTTGTGTTTAGCTAAAGTATTGATTTGAAATACTCCAAAATAACCGggaaaataaacatttaaatccTTAACTATTTGAAATTAGCAAGTTTAATATTGAAGTATTGTTTGCACGATTTTATTCCCCAACTAATAGTTGACTTGACAAATTggtaatttaaaaaatcagcCGTTAAATCATAAACGATTCTCATTagttttatatcaattatcctCGGCACTGAACCTGGAAAACTCAAAATTCCcaaattctaattctaatttgAGCGAAGACGATTTCCGACGACGAAAAAGACAATTTTCGATGATATTTGTTTCTGTGATTTGGCCGGATTAGTTTTTTATCACCAGAAACCGTCTATATTGTCACTGAAATCGTCATCACTCAAAGTTAGAGTTTGAATTTGAGAATTTCGAGTTTTTCAAGTTTAATGACAAAAATAATTGatatacaattaaataaaatcGATTTAACGATTGACCTTTTAAGTTACCAATTTGCTAAATCAACTATTAGTTAGAGAATAAAATCATACAAGTAATACTTCAATAGTAAACTTGCTGATTTCAATAGTAAAGTTGCTGATTTCGAGTTTTTCAGGTTCAATGATAaggataattgatataaaaactaaagaaaatcGAGTTAACGATTGAATTTTTAGTTACCAATTTGCCAAATCAACTATTAGTTAGAGAATAAAATCGTACAAGTAATACTTTAATAGTGAACTTCCTAATTTCAGGTAGTACTATTTAATGATCGATTTTTTTAGTTACCAATTTACCAAATCAACTATTAGTTAGAGATTAAAATCGTACAAGTACTACTTCAATAGTAAACTTGCTGATTTCAATAGTAAAGTTGCTGATTTCGAGTTTTTCAAGTTTAATGATAaggataattgatataaaactaaaaaaaaatcgatttaacGATTGACTTTTTA
The window above is part of the Brassica napus cultivar Da-Ae chromosome C8, Da-Ae, whole genome shotgun sequence genome. Proteins encoded here:
- the LOC106420189 gene encoding tropinone reductase homolog At1g07450 produces the protein MDINRWSLQCMTALVTGGTKGIGYAIVEELASFGARVHTCDIDQTSLDECLSEWQRKGFQVSGSICDVTSRPQRDQLMQTVSSLFGSKLNILVNNVGKFMLKPTLESTAEDFSSLMSTNLESAYHISQLAHPLLKVSGNGIIIFISSVSGIVSGTASVYGATKGAMNQLGRNLACEWASDGIRVNSVAPWVTATSLVKKYLDDKKFAEAMFSRTPLGRACEPREVASLVTFLCLPAASYITGQTICVDGGFTVNGFSYKPEV